The Fibrobacterota bacterium sequence CTCCGGTGGTGAATCCATAGGAATGCAGTCCCACGTTCAAGAGGTTCACGCCGAACCAGGCCAGGCTCACCACGATCGCGCCGAATACCGCGCCCTGCGCCATGCCGAAGGCGCGGATATAGCCCCACTGCTTGGCATGCAAAAGGATGATGCACCAGATGACGATCAGGAGCGCGCCGTTTTCCTTCGGGTCCCAGCCCCAGAAACGGCCCCAGCTCTGATCGGCCCAGATCCCGCCCAGCACCGTCCCGATGAAGGAGAACAGCAACCCGAAGCATAGGGTCCCGTACACCATCTTGCTGATTTCCTTCAGCCGTTCGGACTTCCCACCGGCTTCGCCGGTGGGACCCAAAACCCCGCGGCCGCCGTCCGCGGGTTCGCCGCGGGACGCTTCATCGCCGCGGATGGTCGCCGGCCATAAGGCCCGGATCAACCAGAGGTGGCCGATGGCACCCGCCAGAAGGCAGGCCGAATAGCCGATGGTCACGCAGACCACGTGGGTGGAGAGCCAGAAATTGCTGTTGAGCACGGCCACCAGCATTTTCATGGTATCGCCCTCGGCCGCGTAGCGATTGGCGATGGATAAGAGAACCACGCCCAGGAGCGAAGCCGACAAGAGGCCGATGGCCCGGCTGGGCTTCTTCCGGTTGATGCGTTCGATGAAAAGGGCCGCCAGGATGGAAACCGCGGCGACGAACGGGAAGGTTTCGAAAAGCGAAGTCACCGGGGGCCGCTTCATGATGAGGATGCGCGCGACGATGCCGGAGATATGCACGGCATAGCCGGCCAGGAAGACCCAGAGCGCGCCTTTGTACATCCACTCCTTGCGGGTCAGGAAATAGGCGAAGCAAGCGATGAGGGCGAACCAATACAGGACCAGGCCCCAATAGAAAGGCTCGCTTTTCTGGTACAGGATTTCCAACGGGAAATGGGTCTCGGAAAGCTGCTCGTATGCCCGGTTCTCCATGGCGCCCACATAGTCGCCGGCGTCCTTGCTAAAGCCCGCCTGATCCCCGGCGCGGTAGGCCGCAGCGGCATCGGCCCAGTAGTCCAACTCTTTGCGGAAGGATTGCAATTCCTCGGGCACGGCCACGATCTCGGCGGGGCTGACCCAGCCCGGCACTCCCGCGGCCGCGGCCATGGCGGGCGGAATGGGGAAGCACCGGAAAGGGGAAGGATGAAGCGTTTGGGAGTTCATGTACATGGCCTGGGACAAGGCTACGATCTCCCGTTCCATGGGGGTGCGTTGGGCTTCGCCGCGGTTTCCGATGCCCTCCAGGACCTTGGCGATGGGCTGCGCGTCCATCATGAGATCCCAGAACGAGTAGCGCGGTTGCCCGGGCTTGAGTTGCAACAGGGCGCGGGTTTCCGCCAACTGCACCTCGTAAGCGGCGTTCGGCAATGCGAAGGAAAAGGTGCGGGAGAGGTTCACGAATTCCACCAGGTTGCCGAATACGCGCAGCACTTCCTTCTGCACCAGATTCCGCTTCTCATCCTGCAAGGCGTTCGCTTTGTCGGCCAGCTCCTGGAGCTTCGGCAGCGATTTCTCCAATTGGGAGAACGAATAGCGGCGGCTTTTCTCGGGGGCCACTCCCAGGGCTTCGGCCACTTCGGGATTGTTGATCAGGAAGATGCGCAGATCGCCCACCGTTTCCGGCGCGAAAAGGATCTTGGCCATCACCTGCATGGCGGAAAGGTTTTGATAGCTGGTACGCCCCGAGAATTGCAACAGCATGTGCCGCGCGTAGGTGATCATGGGCTTGAGGCGGCCCTCGTGCAGCACGGGCACGGCTTCTAACGCCTTCACGTCATGGACGGGGACGATCGGTACCGGGCCCGGTTTCGGCAGCAAGGATCCCATGCCGGCATGCGCGTGCGGATCCGCGCCGGTTTCCGGGCCCCCGGTCTCCGGGCCGACCTCGGGATGCCCGTCGGGTAGGGAACCGTCCGTAGCCGTCGGCCCGTTGGCGGGCGCGACCGCGCCCCCGGCCTTATGGGACTCTTCGAAAAGCGAGTCGAACTTCTGATCCATGGCGGCGGGGGCCGGATTGGCGCTTTGCGATTGCGCGCGGGCGAAGGGCGCGGCCAGTGCGAGCAGGATCCACAGGCTGTTGGCGATGCGAGTCATACGGCGGCCTCCCTGCGCACGAACGGGATCAGGCGGATGAGGAAATGCAGCAGCAGCCCCGCGAAAACGGTGATGCTGGAAACATAAGGGAGCACGCGGCCGGGATTGGTCACCACCGCGAAGGTTGACTTATTGGCCTGCCCTTCCGCCTGCGCATAGGATGCCTGGAAGAAGGTAAAGCCGTAGGTACGCAGGGGATTGTTCATCCACACCTTCACCGGGCGGCTGGAGCCGTTTTCGGTCAGGTCGGCGTAGCTCTCGAAGCTGCTGGGGATGTCGGTGCCGGGGTGCAGGTTTTTCACGAATCGATTCAGCTTCAGGCTGAAGGGGAGGGGATAATGCTTCAAGCGCAATTGCGCGAAGACCTTTTTGCCTGCCAGGGTGAGGGAGAGAGGCCTGGGCTCCTGCGCGTAGAGCAACACCTCGCGATCCGGTTGGCCCGGCTCGCTCAAGGTGAAGATGACCCCGGGCGCGTTCTGGGTCACCTCTTTCTCCGGCTTGCGCTGCTCCAAGAGCCCGATGCCCGAGCCGTTCAGGTAATGCGGCCCATTGGTGGCCTGGGTGGTGAAGGCGTCGGAGTTCTGGTAATAGGCGTGGACGGTGATGCGTGCCCCATAGGGTAAGATGTCCAACTGCCGGCCCGGTTGCAGCGCATCCGAGCCCCAGGCGAAAACGCTATTGGTGTCTCCCCGGCTTTCCCAGAAGGCCAATTCGAATTCATGGTAGGCCGTGGTGAAATGCCCGGTTTCCCCTTCCGCCAAGGTGAGTTGGGATTCCACCGCCAGCATCTGGGTGATGAATCCGCCCACGAGCAAAGCCATGATCCCGAGATGGACGATCCACAGGCCGATGCGGTTGAGGCGCCAGGTCAGCTGCACCGTCATCATCACGGCGAGTTGGATGGAGAGGATCCAGATGACCAGGCTCGCTCCCGGCAGCGGAAAGAACCCGCCGACCAGCACGATGCCGTATCCGAAGAAGCGCTTCTGCGCTTCGAACAAGCCATGATCGGCCTGGTACAAGGTGCCGAAGAAGATCAGCGCGAAAAGGATCAAGAGGCAAATCAAGGTGATGGCGGGATGCAACACGGCCTTGACGAGGCCGCTACGTGCGGCCGTCCGCCGCCAGGAACGCGCTTCCGTCATGCCTTAGTACCTGCGATGCGCAACGACTTGCAGAAGGCGGCGACTTGGGGCTTTTGCTTTTTCACCTGGGCGAAATCGCCCATGGCCTTCACGAACACGGTATACTCCTCGGTCTGCACGATGGCCCCGTAGATGGTTTTGGATTGCGTCATATCCCCCGAAAGCATCCCGGTCAGATCGATGAGCATGCCTTCCTGCCCGGTGGCGGTCTTGAAGCGGGGCGCCTTTTTGATGATTCCCTCCATCTCTTCGGGGGAAGCCTTGAGGCCCACTTGGCCCATCCAGCGGCGGATATTGGCTTCCAGGCCTCCCGCGGTTCCCCCGAGTTGCACCACGGAAACGTCCACGGCATTCGGATCGATTTCGCCGGAGTTGGCCAGATTCGGATCCATGGCGGCGAAGCTGCCGACGCGCATGGCATTGGCGGAATCCTTGGGCACCCAGCCCTTGGGTAACGTCCAGGTTACCTTGATGTCCGCCGGCGGGGCCGCCATCGCGGGCATCCCCGCTCCTCCCGGCATGCCCATGCCGCCCATGGGGCCGGCGGCCGCGATGGGTTTGAAAGCCACTTCGGAGTAGACGCGGGGCTTTTCCTCCTCGCACCCCGACAGCAGCGATAGGGCCAGCGCGACGACGGCTCCGTTGCAGGTGGATTTCAGGCTGAAAATGCGGTTTTCAAGGAAAAAAGACGGTCTCGACATCGGGGTTAATCTAGAAAATGAGCCTTCTCCGCATTTCCGCGCGTAGCCTGGCCGCCACCCGTCGCGGGGCCGCCGTGCTTTGGGGCCGAATGCCCCGTTTCCGCTCGGCTGGGCTTTCCGGACGGGGATTTCAGGAATCCAACCGTTGTGGATAGATCAGGGGTAAAAACTTTTTTTCCGCTCCCTTGCGGAGATCGAATCCACATATGCCGCAACGCGTTCATCCTGCTTTATATGTGGATAGTGTTGAAAAGAAAACGCGATTCCGGCCTTCCCGTTTTGGCTATCCTTATCCCTCTAAAACGCCCTCTTTATCCCCGCTCCGGACCGCTTTCGGCTAAGTCCTTGTTTCTTCTTTAAATAGCTTCGATCCACAACATATTGTGGGGGGTGCGGAAAAAATCCCCATGATCTAGTTGCAAAGGTATTTTCAAAACACTACACTTCATCAGCAAGTCGACGCTAAATGCAGAACTCCCCAACGAACCGCCCAGCATGGGGGTCGATCCGCCAAGCGGCTGGAAGCGCTCCCCCGGAGGGGCGGCCCCGAAGCGGGCGAAGAGCGCCAAGAGCGCGAGCAGCGTGCTGGTGAAGAAGGTACGGCGGATGCGGGGAGAGTATCTGGCGACGAGGGGCTGAACGGGACAACCGGAGGATCGCTATCCGGGTTCAATGCAGGAACAAGAGGAGAATGATTCAATGAGCATGACGCTGGTGGACAAGGAGTCCGTGCGTACGATTGATGCGGTGGGAACGGTAGTCGCGGGCCTCGACCCGGCCAAGTACCAGGTAGAGCGCCGCAATGGCACCGTGGTGAGTTTCAAGGGCGATAAGATCGTTAACGCCATCACCAAGGCGTTCCTGGCCCAGGAAGGCCTGGAGCGGGCCACCGCGCGCATTTCGGAAGAGGTCCAACGCATCGCCGACCTGGTCTTCGCGGCCCTCTCCAAGCGCCGGCCCAACGGCGGCACGTGGCATATCGAGGACATCCAGGACCAGGTGGAACTGGCCCTGATGCGCGTGGGCCGGCCCGAGGTGGCCAAGCGTTACGTGCTGTACCGCGAAGAGCGCGCCCGCCTCCGCGAAGCCGCCAAGTCCGGCGCAACGGCGGCCCCGGCACAGTCGCCGGCCATCGAATACACGGTGACCGACGCCCAAGGCAGGGTGAAGCCCTTGAACCGCGCCCGCGTGGAAACGGTCATCCGCGAAGCCGTGACCGGCTACGAGGCCGTCGTCCCCTTCGAACGCATCCTCAAGGAGGCCCTGGCCAATCTCTTCCCCGGCATCCCCGAGAAAGACGTGTCCAAGGCCATGGTCATGGTGGCCTGTTCCCATATCGAAGAAGACCCCGCCTGGAGCTACGTCACCGCCCGCATCCTCATGGACGATATCCGGGACGAAGTGCTCGGCGAGCGCCTCACCCAGGCCCAGATGACCCCGCGCTACGTGACCTATTTCGGCGAATACGTGCAATTGGCGGTGGACGCGCAGCTTCTGGACAAGCGCCTGCTGGAGTTCGACCTCGATCGCATGGGCAAGGCCCTCAAGCCCGAGCGCGATCTCAACATCACCTACCTCGGCCTCAAGACCCTGGTCGATCGCTACTTCGTGCATACCCCGGACGGCCGTACCATCGAGCTCTTACAGGCCTTCTGGATGCGCGTCGCCATGGGCCTGGCCCTCAACGAGGTGGACCGCGAGACCCGCGCCATCGAGTTCTACGAGGTGCTGTCCAGCTTCCGATTCACCAGCTCCACTCCCACCCTGTTCAATTCCGGCACTTTGCATTCGCAGATGTCCTCCTGCTATCTCACCACCGTCCCGGACGATCTGAACGGCATCTTCGGCGCCATCCGCGACGACGCCATGCTGTCCAAGTTCGCCGGCGGCCTCGGCAACGACTGGTCCAACGTGCGCGGCCTGGGCTCCCATATCAAGGGCACCAACGGCAAGAGCCAGGGCGTGATCCCCTTCCTCAAGGTGGCCAACGACACTGCCGTGGCGGTGAACCAGGGCGGACGCCGCAAGGGCGCCATGTGCGCCTACCTGGAAACCTGGCATATGGACATCGAGGAATTCCTCGACCTGCGCAAGAACACCGGCGACGATCGCCGCCGCACCCATGATATGAACACGGCCAACTGGATCCCGGATCTGTTCATGAAGCGCGTGATGACGGACGGGGAGTGGACCCTGTTCAGCCCCAACGAGGTCCCAGACCTGCACGATCTGTACGGCCAGGCCTTCGAGAAGCGCTACAAGCATTACGAAGAAGAGGTCCGCCAGGGCCGCATCAAGACCTTCAAGAAGATGAGCGCTACGGCCTTGTGGCGGAAGATGCTCACCATGGTCTTCGAAACCGGCCATCCCTGGATGACCTTCAAGGATCCCTCCAACGTCCGTTCGCCCCAGCGGCATGCGGGCGTGGTGCATAGCTCCAACCTCTGCACCGAGATCCTGCTCAACACCAGCGAGGCCGAAATCGCGGTCTGCAACCTGGGCTCGCTGAACATGGTGGCGCATATCCGGAACGGCAAGCTCGACGACCAGCTGATGGGGGAGACCGTCGCCATCGCCATGCGCATGCTCGACAACGTCATCGACCTGAATTATTACCCCGTGGTACAGGCCCGTAACTCCAACCTGCGCCATCGTCCGGTGGGACTGGGGCTGATGGGCTTCCAGGACGCCCTCTACGAGCTGGGCATCGCCTACTCATCGGACGCGGCCGTGGAGTTCGCGGACTACTCCATGGAGGTCATCTCCTATCATGCCATCCTGTCCAGCTCCAAGCTGGCCAAGGAACGCGGGACCTATCCCAGCTACCAGGGCTCGTCCTGGTCCAAGGGCCTGCTTCCCATCGACACCATCGAGATCATGGCCGCCGAACGCGGCGAGCCGGTCTTGATGGATACCAAGTGCAACCTGGACTGGGCGCCGGTGCGCGAGCATATCAAGCTGTGGGGCATGCGCAATTCCAATACCATGGCCATCGCTCCCACCGCCACCATCTCGAACATCATCGGGGTCTCGCAGTCCATCGAGCCTACCTACAAGAACCTGTACGTGAAGAGCAACCTGTCGGGCGAGTTCACCATCATCAACAACTACCTGGTCGAGCGCCTCAAGAAGCTGGGCCTGTGGGACAAGGCCATGGTGGACGATCTGAAGTACTTCGACGGCGAACTGGCCGAGATCAAGCGCATCCCCGAGGCGGAGAAGAGGATTTTCCTGACCTCGTTCGATATCGAGCCCAAGTGGATGATCGCCTGCGCCATGAAGCGCCAGAAGTGGATCGACATGGGCCAGAGCCTGAACCTATACATGGCCCAGCCTTCGGGCAAGAAGCTGGACGCCATGTACAAGCTGGCCTGGCAGGCCGGCCTCAAGACCACGTATTACCTGCGGTCCCTGGGCGCCACCAACGCGGAGAAATCCACCCTGGACAAGACCCGCGGTGTGAACGCGGTATCGGCGGGGGACGTGCTGGCGGGCCCGGTCAACGGCCTGGACGGCAAGTCCAAGGAGGCGGCTTTCGCGAATGCGGCCATCAAGCCCAGCATCGTGAAGGACCCGATGGATTCGGCCGCCGCCGCCGCGGCGTTGTCCGCTCTCAAGGGTACGAACGGGAGCGCCCATGCATCCGCGGCCTCGGCGCTCGACCGCGCCGCCGCTTCGGCGCGGGAATTGGCTGAAGCGGAAACCGATCGGAGCGATCGGGCCAAAGAGGCGGCCAAGGCCGCCTGTTCCATCATCAACGGCGAGGAGTGCGAAGCATGCCAATGAATTGGGATGACGAAGACGATAAGAGCGGAACCCCCAGCGTATTCGGCGGAGCGGCGGTCGCACCCGCCGCGCCTCCCGCGGAGCTGAAGCCCAGTTCGATCTTGGCGGAAACGGTAATGACTCCGCGCTCGCCGGCCGTTCAGCGCATGGTGGCGGAAGCCGCCGCGACCCGGACGGTCGCTCCCGCCCAGGGCCTGCGCCCGAATGCCCCGCCCGTCCTGGATGCCGCCGCGGAGGCCATGGCCGCCGCCGCCGCATCCCTCAACGGCACCGCCAAGCTGGTCTCCCTGTTGGGCGAATCCGTCTCCCGCGTGAAGGTTGACGAGAAGCGCATCATCAATTGCCGCGCCGACCTCAACCAATTGGTGCCCATCAAGTACCAATGGGCCTGGCAGAAATACCTGGACGCCTGCGCCAACCATTGGATGCCGCAGGAGATCAACATGTCCCGGGATATCGAGCTCTGGAAGAGCAACGAGCTCACCGAGGACGAGCGCCGCATCGTGAAGCGCAACATGGGCTTTTTCTCGACTGCGGATTCGCTGGTGGCCAACAACATCGTGCTGGCGGCCTACAAGCACATCACCAATCCGGAATGCCGCCAATACATGCTGCGCCAGTCCTTCGAAGAGGCCTTGCACACCCATGCTTATCAGTACATCATCGAGTCCCTCGGCCTGGACGAGGCCGAAATCTTCAACATGTACCATGAGATCAATACCATCCACGGCAAGGATGCCTTCGAGATCGCGCTCACCCGCGAAATGCTGAAGCCGGATTTCGAGACGGAAAGCTTCAAGGGGGCCCAGACCTTCCTGGAGAACCTGATCGGCTACTACGTGATCATGGAAGGCATCTTCTTCTACAGTGGCTTCGTGATGATGCTGAGCTTCCAGCGCCAGAACCGGCTTCCCGGATCCGGCGAGCAGTTCCAGTACATCCTCCGCGACGAAACCATGCACATGAACTTCGGCATCGACGTGATCAACCAGATCAAGATCGAGAACCCGGACTTGTGGACCCCGGCCGTGAAGGAGAAATCCACCGAGCTCATCCGCAAGGCGGTGGAATTGGAAATCGCCTACGCCAAAGACACCATGCCGCGCGGCATCCTGGGGCTGAACGCCGCCATGTTCGAGGACTACGTCCAATACGTGGCGGACCGCCGCCTGGAGAAGATCGGACTGCCCAAGGTGTACGGCGCCAGCAATCCTTTCCCCTGGATGTCGGAAATCCTGGACCTCAAGAAGGAGAAGAACTTCTTCGAGACCCGGGTGACCGAATACCAGACGGGCGGGGCGCTGAGCTGGGAGTAGGCGACGACCGCCCCCAAGCGGTAGGACGCCGGCCCGGGGCCGCAACCCCCCGCCAGAGCGGCGGGATTTCGAATCGGAACCGAAGGGGCTCGCGCAAGCGGGCCCTTTCGCTATGCGCGAAGGAAGGGAAGGGAAGCATGGGAGAAGATGAGAAGGCAGGCACGCGCCCCGCAATCGACGCGGCTACGTTGAAGCAATGGATCCGGGAAGGCCGGAAGTTCCGTCTGATCGATATCCGCAGCCCGGAACAGCATGCCGCGGGCCATATCCCCGGCGCGCAGAACGAATTCATCAATGCGGCGCTGAAGCAGGGCGACGAGAAGGCCGTGGACCGGATCGAAACCGGGGATGGGATTCCCATCGTGACCGTCTGCAACCAAGGCGGCTCATGCCGCATCGCATCGGACCTGCTCCGGAAAAAGGGCGTGGAAGCCTATGCCCTGGAAGGGGGTATGAAGGCTTGGCTTACGGCCGGAAACCCGGCGGAGACCGCTTCTAAGACAGGGCCGGAGTGAGCCATACGGGCCGCATTCCGGTGTTGAAGATTCTGCATTCGAAAAGAGCGGCGGAGGGCTTACGGAATCCCATACATTGATTTTGATTTCCTCGTTATTGCTTCTATTCGGCTGCAAAGAGGGATCTCAAAAAAGCGCCGTAGCGGAAAAAGACATCCCCGAAAATAGGATCTGCTACGTCTACCCCGGTTATTCCCCGTGCTCTGTTTTGCATTATGAGCTTTCATTTCCGGAATTAGTCGGATATTTGAAAATCGATGAGAGGCAAGTCAACGCGAACATCATGAAAAGGATGTTAGACAAACTCGGGAATAAGAGTCTGGCGTCGAAAGGGCTGGAGATTCCCTGCGAAAAGATGGATGAGCCGGGATTTGCGCCGCCCTTTTTGAATAAAAATTGTTCAACAACCAGTTATTCAATCAACGGGATTAATAGCAATGTCGATGAGGAGACGGACTCATCCATCGTTTTCGCGATCGAATACTTCGAAGAACAGCCGAACAATCTCAGAACCGACAATCGGTACTCGATGACCATCAGGAAAAGCGATGGGTCCATCGACATTCGAAAAGCCGCCTTGCCCTGATATCTGCTGAACGGTCTTGGGCGGCCTCATTTTATCGGACTAATTCCTTTTCCCCGCTTCCCCCCAGCCCGCCACGGTCTTATCGATCATCGTCACCGCGTAGGCATCGGCCGGATCCTTCGCCGCCGCTTCCCGCGCCTGCTTCGCGTACTTCTTGGCTTCATCCAACTTTTTATCCGTAGCCAGCATCTCGGCCTTGGCCCAAAGGTTGTTGTAGACCGGCTTGATCTTGATGGACTTGTCGATCCACTCCATGGCCTGCTTGCGGTCGATGCCGTAGGTCCAGTAGAACTTGGCCGCATTCATGTAAGCGGCTTGATCGTCCGGCTTGGCCTTGGGCAGGCCTTCCTTGATCTTGGCTATGCCCGTTTGCAGGAACTCCACGCGGATATTGATGGGGGCTTTCAGTTTCTCCCAATGCGCGACCAAAGTGGCCCCGCTGTCCGAAAGATTTTCGAAGCTGTACTCCAGCCGTTCAAGATGCTCCGCGGCTTGATGCGGCACGGTAATGCGCAGGGCATCGTCCTTAGCATCGTAGGTAAAGGCGCCCCAGGTCTTGTAGGTTTTGCTGAAGATGAAGGTCCAATCTTTCTCCGTAGGCAAGATGAAAAGGCCGTATTTACCCTTGGGCAGGAGCTGGCCGTTGAGTCGCGCATCCGTCGACAATTCCAGGACGGTGGCTTCGTTCGCCCCGGCCCGCCAGACCTTGCCATAAGGCACCAGGCCTCCCCAGATGACGCGGCCGTTCACGGCGGGACGGCTGTAGGTGACCGTGGCGGTGGTGTAGCCGAAGGTCTGGCTAACCGATGCCATGGGGCTCACGCGGGGTATATCCACCGCGGGTTGCGCCCACGTCATGCACGCCGCGAGCGCGAACGCAGCGCCGGCTTTCGCGGAAGAACGGGACAGAGCACGGGTTTTCAACTGCATATGCGCCTCTGGGTGGGTGTGTGCGACATGGGTGGTATGGCCTTCCATGCAAGTACGGGATGCCGTTCCGGAACGTCCTTTAGATAGGTATTTTCGAAGGGATGGCGGAAGCTCCGGTGACGCGCGCATTGTATACCGTTGGGCACTCGAATCAGCCCTTGGAATCCTTCCTCGGTCTGCTCAAAGCCCATGGCATCCGCTTCCTCGCGGATATCCGCCGCTATCCGGGATCCCGTCGTTGGCCCTGGTTCGGACGCGATGCCTTGCCGGCGTCCTTGGCCGAGAACGGCATCGCCTACCGACATTTCCCTTCCCTGGG is a genomic window containing:
- the ccsA gene encoding cytochrome c biogenesis protein CcsA, with the protein product MTRIANSLWILLALAAPFARAQSQSANPAPAAMDQKFDSLFEESHKAGGAVAPANGPTATDGSLPDGHPEVGPETGGPETGADPHAHAGMGSLLPKPGPVPIVPVHDVKALEAVPVLHEGRLKPMITYARHMLLQFSGRTSYQNLSAMQVMAKILFAPETVGDLRIFLINNPEVAEALGVAPEKSRRYSFSQLEKSLPKLQELADKANALQDEKRNLVQKEVLRVFGNLVEFVNLSRTFSFALPNAAYEVQLAETRALLQLKPGQPRYSFWDLMMDAQPIAKVLEGIGNRGEAQRTPMEREIVALSQAMYMNSQTLHPSPFRCFPIPPAMAAAAGVPGWVSPAEIVAVPEELQSFRKELDYWADAAAAYRAGDQAGFSKDAGDYVGAMENRAYEQLSETHFPLEILYQKSEPFYWGLVLYWFALIACFAYFLTRKEWMYKGALWVFLAGYAVHISGIVARILIMKRPPVTSLFETFPFVAAVSILAALFIERINRKKPSRAIGLLSASLLGVVLLSIANRYAAEGDTMKMLVAVLNSNFWLSTHVVCVTIGYSACLLAGAIGHLWLIRALWPATIRGDEASRGEPADGGRGVLGPTGEAGGKSERLKEISKMVYGTLCFGLLFSFIGTVLGGIWADQSWGRFWGWDPKENGALLIVIWCIILLHAKQWGYIRAFGMAQGAVFGAIVVSLAWFGVNLLNVGLHSYGFTTGAATKLFSYIGGELSFMAATAVGVKLGWGSKPRAAKGGLANPPGTRGLPASQPT
- a CDS encoding cytochrome c biogenesis protein ResB produces the protein MTEARSWRRTAARSGLVKAVLHPAITLICLLILFALIFFGTLYQADHGLFEAQKRFFGYGIVLVGGFFPLPGASLVIWILSIQLAVMMTVQLTWRLNRIGLWIVHLGIMALLVGGFITQMLAVESQLTLAEGETGHFTTAYHEFELAFWESRGDTNSVFAWGSDALQPGRQLDILPYGARITVHAYYQNSDAFTTQATNGPHYLNGSGIGLLEQRKPEKEVTQNAPGVIFTLSEPGQPDREVLLYAQEPRPLSLTLAGKKVFAQLRLKHYPLPFSLKLNRFVKNLHPGTDIPSSFESYADLTENGSSRPVKVWMNNPLRTYGFTFFQASYAQAEGQANKSTFAVVTNPGRVLPYVSSITVFAGLLLHFLIRLIPFVRREAAV
- a CDS encoding ribonucleoside-diphosphate reductase subunit alpha, whose protein sequence is MSMTLVDKESVRTIDAVGTVVAGLDPAKYQVERRNGTVVSFKGDKIVNAITKAFLAQEGLERATARISEEVQRIADLVFAALSKRRPNGGTWHIEDIQDQVELALMRVGRPEVAKRYVLYREERARLREAAKSGATAAPAQSPAIEYTVTDAQGRVKPLNRARVETVIREAVTGYEAVVPFERILKEALANLFPGIPEKDVSKAMVMVACSHIEEDPAWSYVTARILMDDIRDEVLGERLTQAQMTPRYVTYFGEYVQLAVDAQLLDKRLLEFDLDRMGKALKPERDLNITYLGLKTLVDRYFVHTPDGRTIELLQAFWMRVAMGLALNEVDRETRAIEFYEVLSSFRFTSSTPTLFNSGTLHSQMSSCYLTTVPDDLNGIFGAIRDDAMLSKFAGGLGNDWSNVRGLGSHIKGTNGKSQGVIPFLKVANDTAVAVNQGGRRKGAMCAYLETWHMDIEEFLDLRKNTGDDRRRTHDMNTANWIPDLFMKRVMTDGEWTLFSPNEVPDLHDLYGQAFEKRYKHYEEEVRQGRIKTFKKMSATALWRKMLTMVFETGHPWMTFKDPSNVRSPQRHAGVVHSSNLCTEILLNTSEAEIAVCNLGSLNMVAHIRNGKLDDQLMGETVAIAMRMLDNVIDLNYYPVVQARNSNLRHRPVGLGLMGFQDALYELGIAYSSDAAVEFADYSMEVISYHAILSSSKLAKERGTYPSYQGSSWSKGLLPIDTIEIMAAERGEPVLMDTKCNLDWAPVREHIKLWGMRNSNTMAIAPTATISNIIGVSQSIEPTYKNLYVKSNLSGEFTIINNYLVERLKKLGLWDKAMVDDLKYFDGELAEIKRIPEAEKRIFLTSFDIEPKWMIACAMKRQKWIDMGQSLNLYMAQPSGKKLDAMYKLAWQAGLKTTYYLRSLGATNAEKSTLDKTRGVNAVSAGDVLAGPVNGLDGKSKEAAFANAAIKPSIVKDPMDSAAAAAALSALKGTNGSAHASAASALDRAAASARELAEAETDRSDRAKEAAKAACSIINGEECEACQ
- a CDS encoding ribonucleotide-diphosphate reductase subunit beta, whose product is MPMNWDDEDDKSGTPSVFGGAAVAPAAPPAELKPSSILAETVMTPRSPAVQRMVAEAAATRTVAPAQGLRPNAPPVLDAAAEAMAAAAASLNGTAKLVSLLGESVSRVKVDEKRIINCRADLNQLVPIKYQWAWQKYLDACANHWMPQEINMSRDIELWKSNELTEDERRIVKRNMGFFSTADSLVANNIVLAAYKHITNPECRQYMLRQSFEEALHTHAYQYIIESLGLDEAEIFNMYHEINTIHGKDAFEIALTREMLKPDFETESFKGAQTFLENLIGYYVIMEGIFFYSGFVMMLSFQRQNRLPGSGEQFQYILRDETMHMNFGIDVINQIKIENPDLWTPAVKEKSTELIRKAVELEIAYAKDTMPRGILGLNAAMFEDYVQYVADRRLEKIGLPKVYGASNPFPWMSEILDLKKEKNFFETRVTEYQTGGALSWE
- a CDS encoding rhodanese-like domain-containing protein — translated: MGEDEKAGTRPAIDAATLKQWIREGRKFRLIDIRSPEQHAAGHIPGAQNEFINAALKQGDEKAVDRIETGDGIPIVTVCNQGGSCRIASDLLRKKGVEAYALEGGMKAWLTAGNPAETASKTGPE
- a CDS encoding DUF2911 domain-containing protein, whose product is MQLKTRALSRSSAKAGAAFALAACMTWAQPAVDIPRVSPMASVSQTFGYTTATVTYSRPAVNGRVIWGGLVPYGKVWRAGANEATVLELSTDARLNGQLLPKGKYGLFILPTEKDWTFIFSKTYKTWGAFTYDAKDDALRITVPHQAAEHLERLEYSFENLSDSGATLVAHWEKLKAPINIRVEFLQTGIAKIKEGLPKAKPDDQAAYMNAAKFYWTYGIDRKQAMEWIDKSIKIKPVYNNLWAKAEMLATDKKLDEAKKYAKQAREAAAKDPADAYAVTMIDKTVAGWGEAGKRN